From Caretta caretta isolate rCarCar2 chromosome 14, rCarCar1.hap1, whole genome shotgun sequence, the proteins below share one genomic window:
- the SSTR2 gene encoding somatostatin receptor type 2, with translation MDLAYELPNVTEFWFSSASQLDNFSTEMSANASQNTTGQHFDLTSNAILTFIYFGVCIIGLCGNTLVIYVILRYAKMKTITNIYILNLAIADELFMLGLPFLAMQVALVHWPFGRAICRIVMTVDGINQFTSIFCLTVMSIDRYLAVVHPIKSAKWRRPRTAKMINVAVWGVSLLVIMPIMIYAGIQNNHGRSSCTIIWPGESGAWYTGFIIYAFILGFLVPLTIICLCYLFIIIKVKSSGIRVGSSKRKKSEKKVTRMVSTVVAVFIFCWLPFYIFNVSSVSVSESITPTPFLKGMFDFVVVLTYANSCANPILYAFLSDNFKKSFQNVLCLVKVSGMDDADRSDSKQDKSRLNETTETQRTLLNGDLQTSI, from the coding sequence ATGGATCTGGCGTACGAGTTGCCCAATGTCACTGAGTTCTGGTTCTCTTCGGCCTCCCAGTTAGACAACTTCTCCACGGAGATGTCTGCCAACGCCTCCCAGAACACTACGGGCCAGCATTTTGACCTGACTAGCAATGCCATCCTTACCTTCATCTACTTTGGGGTGTGCATCATAGGCCTGTGCGGCAACACACTGGTGATCTATGTCATCCTCCGCTATGCCAAGATGAAGACCATCACCAACATCTACATCCTGAACCTTGCCATCGCAGATGAGCTCTTCATGCTGGGGCTGCCATTCCTGGCCATGCAGGTGGCTCTGGTCCACTGGCCCTTCGGCAGAGCCATCTGCCGGATCGTCATGACTGTGGATGGGATCAACCAGTTCACTAGTATCTTCTGCCTGACCGTCATGAGCATCGACAGGTACCTGGCTGTGGTCCACCCCATCAAATCTGCCAAGTGGAGAAGGCCAAGAACGGCCAAGATGATCAATGTTGCCGTGTGGGGTGTTTCCCTTCTGGTCATTATGCCCATCATGATTTATGCTGGGATCCAAAACAACCATGGAAGGAGTAGCTGCACCATAATCTGGCCAGGCGAGTCTGGCGCATGGTACACAGGGTTCATCATATATGCCTTCATTCTGGGCTTCCTGGTGCCCCTCACCATTATCTGCCTTTGCTACTTGTTCATCATTATCAAAGTCAAGTCCTCTGGGATCAGAGTGGGCTCCTCCAAGAGGAAAAAGTCGGAGAAGAAAGTCACCAGGATGGTCTCCACCGTAGTGGCAGTCTTCATCTTCTGCTGGCTTCCCTTCTACATATTTAACGTCTCCTCCGTCTCCGTCTCCGAATCCATCACCCCCACGCCCTTCCTCAAGGGTATGTTTGATTTCGTTGTGGTCCTCACCTATGCCAACAGCTGCGCCAACCCCATCCTCTACGCCTTTTTGTCCGACAACTTCAAGAAGAGCTTTCAGAACGTTCTCTGCCTGGTGAAGGTCAGTGGCATGGATGATGCCGACAGGAGCGACAGCAAGCAGGACAAATCCAGGCTAAATGAGACCACGGAAACTCAAAGGACTCTGCTTAATGGTGACCTTCAGACAAGCATCTGA